The following is a genomic window from Bombus vancouverensis nearcticus chromosome 15, iyBomVanc1_principal, whole genome shotgun sequence.
ATTAGCCGATCTTATCGACGTGTTGCAAACAATGATTCTCGATTGAGTTAATCAGTCCAGAATTTCTGTGACGAAACAGGTTTTTGAGACTCGATTGGCTATCGGGAATAGTTGTACTCTTCCATATTGGTTTGCTTTACGTAGACAGTATTGTGTCTCGAGGCATTGTTGCGAATAAAGGAGGCAAAACTACAATAGAACGACTGCAGCTCTTATTTGACTTTCTATATTCCGAGGGAAAGAGCATTCTCTGATAAATCATTCGGTTTTATCGTCATTTCAGTTAAGACACCTCGTTGTGTAAATGACAGGAATGAAACACTTTGTCTTTTGGAAAATGATATCTTGGTAGCCCATTTCTTTGATTACCGATCAAACTTTTCCTATACACCTCGTATACAGTGGTATAAATAGGGAAACATTTCTAAATATAAAACATTATGGACATTTTTATCTGTATCTTTTTCTAAATATAACAAGATCTAGAAGATATACTTTAAGGCTCCATAAATATAGAGTAACTTTAAATGGTGTAGCTAGACAAAATGATCGGAGCTGTCCTTAAGTTGAATTTATTTAACGATGAATCGTCGATCGATCAATAACTTATCGATAGAAAATTTCTTACGTAAAAATTTTGAAAAGTTTCTAATACATTGTACACCTTTTATTACACGATGTTCCTTTCTATGGAAATATCGAGTTAATAAAAACCTTCACGTGCTTCTCTCAAACCGTAAAGTATCGAAAAACGAAGCTAATATTAGCGAGGCTAATAGAATCGTAATTTATCTGAAGCTATCCGCAAACATTCTCGTGTTCATAACAGTTTGTTAACGGTTTATTATTAACAACTACACACACCGTGCAATTCAGGAAACAACCTTACCCGTACGTTAATCTAATTGAATCCATCGTTCATTTTCCATTTGTTCAAAGGCGACGAATTATTTCGCTGATTTCATGCTCGTCGATATCGTCGACAGTTTATTTACAATGAAACTTCGTTTATATTTCAGCGAAATGTTAATTACTGCTTGGTTAATGGTCAGGTAAATTCGTCTTTGCCCGCATGGGAACGGTACAAACGGCAGAAGGTCAACAACAAGCTGGAGAAACGTTGTTATTTCACGACTATAAATAGAGATTACGACGACATTCGTGTTAGCGCAATTAGCAAGGAACAGGAAGCGGGGAGCGATTGAGTAATACCGATCAGGTGTCGAATGAGCGCATTTTGTGTACTAAGGTGAGGAACAGACACGAATCTCTATGACACTGGCCTTTGTTCTCGTCGATTTTTCTGccaaataaacaatttttaacgaTTAGACTGCTTAAACTGTAATAAAAGTACGAGAACGTACAAAATGTCTATGATACGCAAACGTacagaaaatattcaaaatacaaGATCCAAAGAAAAATCTAATGTCCAAAGTAAGCGATcctaaataaaatatatccaaTCCAAGTCCATGATCCaaagaaaaatcgaatattcaaagtaaactcgtattaatatttagaaatttatcgCATATGAAATAAATCGCTATTTTAAAATCCATTTCTTTACCTATAATTATAAAAACacgattttctataaaaatccaGTCTATCAAGAACTACGAAGACATTCTACGATAAAAGatagataataatattaatattgcattaTGAACTCACCGTATCAATTAGTACCCGAAGTAGAAGTCGAAGGAGCGAACCTAATTACGCGCAATGGCACCGgacgaagaagaacaaaaaTGTAATCACTGCTGCATCATTCTGCAGACTAAACgaattgtcacgattaatgaaAATGATCGATCTATACGACTGATAAGACGTTGATTTGCTCGAAAGGATTTATCGCGAGAGAGGAACGAGCCGACTGGCGACGGAAGGGAACAGAGAACACAGAACACTGGAGCCGCGGTTTGTGTACAAGCTGAAATGCTGTTGAACGCAGGTTTCAGCTAGGAATCTGTGCCGTAGGGCGCATGTGTTATATCGATCTCCTCGTTCAACGGAGCACGCAGTCACCCTTCTCGATATATCTTTGAAACTGCGTTTCACCCTTGGCTGCAGCCGAAATGAGACCCGCGGGGGTCCCATTCTAACAAAACGCCTCGTCGAACGATCAGACTATTAAAATCCTCGTGAGTGATATTTTCAGCCTGTCTAAAGTTTAGCGATAGACTCGATGTCTGATAAAATTGAGAAATAGATGGGAAATTTCACGAAGCtggtaataataattattgacTCGTTAACGTTGACGAAAGTCGACCATTATAACAGCCTTCTAAATTGTTTCGTTATTTGGTAATTCAgtatttgttaaataaaattgcCAAAGAATtttacaagaataaaagcaTAGATAGGAAATCGCTTCTTTCGCTAGGAGTTCCCTAAATTGtttctttattattcattttcTATATACAGTAATtgtgtattttgttaataaatagaAACTAGTTGCAACTTGGACGAGACTCTTGGCAAGCGAATTTCCTATGTGACTGCATCGTTATATTTGATAACAGACTAAACACGCGATTCCGACATATACAACGAAACGAACTCGTTTCTCTTTATCTGTAGCCAGTAAACGTTCGTCGATGTCGTTCTCGTTCGTATTCTGGAAAAGCTATGCGATGCTCGTTATCTCTGCTCGGGATGCCTTATTCGCTTTTATATTTGGTCATTACGTCAACGATATTACGACAAGCATCGAAATAGCCGAGTCGCCGCTCGACTAAGGGAAGCAAACCGAACGAATGAAATTCGTGTCGATATTATTTAAAAGGGCCTGAGTGGTTTAGAGAAAAATTGGTCGAGACACACTTTGATATTTTATCTATCCTCATTACCAATGTACAATCGAACcatttggcgttaaaaatgctaATAATTACAATGTTGTGCTGTTGTACGTCGctaaatatatgaataaaatgATTATAATTGGAATAACTGATTATAAATTGAATTCCGTTTCTTTACTTGATGATGATAATGCGTTAGGGCGATTAGTAGAAGTGGTCACCTTTTCAGCTAATTTATTGCCACACACCACCGTGCAACCCCTTCAGAGTATTCACGCACTGTATTGATTCTTGAACTTCGTCGGGTTGAACACCGGATTTCTAGTGTATTTTAGTCGCGTTCATCGCCGCAATTCCAGCCTGGATGAGACTGAAAACGAAACTGAACTTCCTCCACTACTGCCGCCAACATCATCCCCACCTACACCAGTAACACCTTCAACTATACTCGCCACTTCTATCACCTACTTTCTTCTTCTACGCataaaaatctttattattCATTGTCCATTAATCAttcattttatacaatatattactTGTTTCTCTGTTTGCAATGGCAAATTATCGCGATATAATCTATAACCTCGAGTGTTTGCTTAATGTACGCGATGTATGTACTCATTCAGCGATATGATTAGCGATATTCAgcgataatatcgaagaaatatacaaataatagataatattaACGTCTATCTGTATAGGTTTCTACAAATGTTGGAACTTTTATTATGCAACATGAAGCAATACGGATGTAGTGTAGGCATAGTAGGCTTAACCATTTGTCGGTTTTATTCCATCAATTCTAAATCTATTCCACGATTACAAACCCAAAGTTTAATATTAAGGTTCCATCAATCACAGCGGATAAATGCTTCCTTCTAAAAACTCCTGTGTATACACGAAATCGACTTCTGGCAATATCCTTGACCTGTTCCCATGGGTCCCAGAGAAGTCTGAAGTTGACTTTTGTACATTCAAGTAGTATGACTCAATGACGCGGTCATACGACTTGCTGTGGCTATCCCCACCATCCATAGGATTCTACGAAACATACAGGTATAGAAAACGTACGCATAAATGTTTGATCGCGAAATGACAGATCGTTAACTAGTTACGCGTTATGACCCTCGAGTCGCTATGAAAATTATGGATTACCCCTCTCTATATCGAAGCGTGCACTTACATATAGTTGTCGATAAATAAGTAGCTGCGCTAGGGGCTCTAGAAGCGGATTTTTCCAGTCAGCGACCACTTATCTGTTAGCTAATGATTTACACACTTTGCCAGTTGTTCATTTACTCGATTCCTCGTTGCATCCATGTAGAAGATGACTCTCTAATTTTGATTTTCTTAATCATcgagtaaaaaaataaatgagaaGTTATAATGCAAAACCATATGCATTTCGCTTGTCAACTTACTAAACGACAGACTGCGATGGGTACGCGTGTGTGAGAAGCGCGCGTGAGCGAAGGGCGTTCCTATCGGTTACTTATCTGGCGGCTACTTAACTGTACTAACGACTATACTGACTTACAGCTATACAACATCAATTGGGCATAGGTTAAGCGTCGGTAAAGTGggtgaattattaattatgataaTTTACTATCATTATACGATTTATGAAACGAATTTTCATTATTACCTCGTGTCAAATGTCACGGGAGAATcttgaaataaatatgtataacacTTGAAATGCATGTCGTAATAAGATTCTTTGCGGAGTGAAATTCGTGACAATGTGACAATTCTAAATTTGATCGAAGGTCTTGTTGCACGATGCATATAAACGATGTCGCTTGTTGCTTCATTGTAGGCAGATTACAAACGAAACAAACTTGTTCGATTTACAGATGAATTACGTAAGTACGTAAGATGGGGAAAATAGGCATAATCGATAATAGAATAGATTTTTTTAGGGAATGACAGATCGAGCACTTTTTTTATTGTGTtaataattctttaatttttttatctttaaatACAAGTTGCATCACAGTCGAGATATTCGTTTGTGGTTGCATTACGCTAAAATTCTAAAAGTTCCAATACCGTATATATTTTCGAGATGGACAATTTCTCTTAAACTTTGAATTTACAAGTTATTTTCAACTTCAAAAAATtaaaactgttttcaatttgAGATTGATCGAAAAATACTTACACTGACGAAGTATGGAATGGACGTGACATTGACTGGGACTTTGCGTCTCAagttctgaaataccgacctGGAAAAAAATCAGAGTGTTTCTTACGGCCTCTGCGATTTGCTACGGCAAACATAGGAGCTACATTGAATTCAATCTTCACGGATAATAAAGTTAGTTGCTACAAGAAGATCTTCATTTGTTAATAAATACCTTATCAAGTTAGGCAGATAGGAAAATCCTTCTCTGATAGAGAACGTCAAAATCAGTGTTAAATTTCTAAGCCGGTATGCCAGCCACGAAATAACCTCGCCGTGACAAAATGCTATACCGACAATAGGCATAGCACAATACTGTCATCCCCTGGTGAAATGCGAAATTACAGTATACATCTAATAACAATTTGTTATTGcaaaaatataacctatttatgcaCATTATCTAATTtaatgattataaaatatatgataattATACTTAACAGTATCATATTGACACCACTTGATATTTTAAAACATATTAAATTTGTATGTTTATACTACCAGAATGCTACATATTAGTCCACGTAACGTTTCACAGATTATAGTAAACATAACCAAAAAATCGCCTCGTTTAGTATATTGTTTAATGTTTAAACACACAtgttaaaagaatattttataataaattaatatattcgtAGGTAAAATTTTAGTAACCATATTAAGATATTAGATAGAAAATACAACTATTTTTATACTTTCAATTATATGAAAttcttaatttaatatttttgaggTCTAAGAATTGTGTATTTTTATAACATGGAACAGTGCGTAAAAAAACCAAAATTAGATACAAGTATAAAGGAAGGAGAGGCAGAAATTTTAGTTGACAATACAAACGTATTTTATAATCCTGTTCAAGAATTTAACAGGGATCTTAGCGTAGCTGTGTTAACAACTTACATAAAAGGCATAAAGAAGCAACCAACAGAGACAGGCACGGAAAAACAAGATGGAATTGTCATATTGGAAGCTTTATCTGCTACTGGTTTACGTAGCATTCGGTATGCCAAAGAAGTGAAAGGCATAAAACAAATCGTAGCCAATGATATTTCTGCCAAGGCAGTTGAAagcattaaaaataatatacaacacaATGGAGTCGAAAATCTTATAAAACCGAGTCACGAAGATGCAACATTGCTCATGTATCAAAGTAGAAAGGACAAGTTTGACGTAATAGATTTAGACCCATATGGTTGTCCTACAACGTTTCTAGATGGTGCGGTACAATGTGTATCAGACGATGGACTGCTTATGATCACAGCTACAGATATGGCAGTATTAGCTGGTAACTCTCCTGAAACTTGTTATCTTAAATATGGAGCTATCTCTTTAAAATCTAAAGCATGCCATGAAATGGCACTAAGAATATTATTGCAAAGTATTGCTTCACATGCAGGGCGATATGGTAGATACATAGTACCAGTACTTTCTATAAGTGCTGATTTTTATATAAGAGTATTTGTTAAAGTATTTTCCAGCCAAATTAAATGTAAAGAGAATGCAACTAAAATTGGAATGGTGTACCAATGCATAGGTTGCGAAAGCATCAACACTCAACCATTATGTTATAAGAAGCCTAGTGGAGGCTACAAATTAGCATCTTTACCTTATGTGGATCAACTTTGTAAAATCTGTCAGCATAGGCAACATGAAGGGGGACCGATATGGTTAGGTCCTTTGCATGACCAACATTTTGTATCTAATCTTCTATGTAATTTAGACGAAATGAAGTTGGCAACATTAAAAAGAATAGAAGGAGTTTTAAATGTTATTCGCGAAGAATTAGACGTTCCATTATATTATACTCTTAGTCGTTTAATGTCAACAATCAAATGTATTACACCGTCGATGTTAACATTTCGATCTGCATTATTAAACGCAGGATATTGTGTATCGTATTCACATGCCTGCAAAACATCTGTAAAGACGGATGCTCCAAAtgaagttatatgggatattgTACGTGCATGGGAAAAAAATAATTCCGTGAAAAGAGATAAACTATCAAATGATAGCCCCGCGATAAGAATATTAAAGACACCAACGACAACGAACGTTTCGTTTGATATACATCCTCTGGCCAATCCATTATCTAGGCAAAACAAGCTAACGCGATTTCAACAAAATCCTACGATCAACTGGGGCCCTGGTACGCGTGCAAGAACGAGAATAGACTTAGAAAATGGAGTAGAAAATTCGAAAAAGATAagaaatcaaaataaaaattccagAAAAGAAAAACCACGATCAACAAACGACACTGAGAAAATAAAGCctttataaagatatttatatCTATTCTTGTACCTATACCGtaaattttcatgaaaaatacAAGTGTATATAAACGAATACTCAGTCATTAAATTTTTTCATTGATAAAACATACATTGTACGTGTTTTGTAACACATAAAATTGTATATAGGGATATATTGATAATTTGGAATTCAATATTGTTTTTCTCTTCACATTCTGTAATGAAAGTGTTTCAGTGCTTATATTTGAAATCTTTAACGaagtaaaatatgaaattaacagcAATGCTAATGGAAAAACACTTACATGTTTGTAAAACAAAGTTAAAACTCTAAAGACTGAAGTAATGATCAACAATCTAATGCTAAAGTATACTTACAAATTAAGTAACTTTCTTAATAGAACTACAAAGCATCAACTACAAAAACTACAAGTAAACAAAGTCTATCGAAAGAAAACAGAATCCGCATACATTAATCTCAAAACTTTCAAAaatgaaaattggaaaaatatttgGGAAACTTAcgagaaaatgttttttaatatatgtaaaatagtAAGAGAAAACCATTAATTTTGcaaaagaatattaataaaaatggtatattgttatatttcTGAATGACAGCAGAAACATCTTTAGTTTGGATGGACATACTTAATTATATCTGTACTAAAGTGAAAAACAAAACTTACGTCCATCAGTAAAATACTATCgtttaagataaataaatatgtttatactcgtgatatatatttttaaagaatCTAAAATAAGTCACAAAAAGCTTAACTTTGAAGACGtaaattttatcgaatatttataagcGAGAATTAATAgaagatcaaataattataataatgattAATGAAATTGATAATGCTATGACAAACTATATTTCTTCTATTGacataaagaaataaattaactcatatttatttattgtgaaATTAACTTGATTTGACTATTGATGATTGATTATTTTAAATTGCGTGTGTATGTAAAGACATACTAATGGTAATACAAGGTACATAGGATACACCATATCGGGCAAAAAAGCCATAGTGAACATATTATGTAAGATACATGTatgtaaacatttttttatgtagcatcatgataaataatattagatcATTGCTACATTTCATTATAAGGATGGATTCTCATGAAAAGAGTGTCATTAGGGTATTGTACATGCATGCATGGGCATGCATTCATTACAGAAATGCAACGACACTAATGGTTTTGTGCAAAAACCACAGGAAACTTGAAAACGACCACCATATTGGTGAACTTGCCGAAAAgctcgatttcgatgattttgaaATATGTTCTGAACATTCTCTATGaggtaatatataaaataacatataaaatatatgcatgTGTCCGTATTTTATATACTGTTGAATTATTTTGCTTTGCCAATATTCCTAATTCTTCGTTTACAACCTTATTTTTGCTAATGTCGTTTGCATACTGAATCATTTAAGTT
Proteins encoded in this region:
- the LOC143303622 gene encoding uncharacterized protein LOC143303622, which gives rise to MPIVGIAFCHGEVISWLAYRLRNLTLILTFSIREGFSYLPNLIRSVFQNLRRKVPVNVTSIPYFVSNPMDGGDSHSKSYDRVIESYYLNVQKSTSDFSGTHGNRSRILPEVDFVYTQEFLEGSIYPL
- the LOC143303621 gene encoding tRNA (guanine(26)-N(2))-dimethyltransferase translates to MEQCVKKPKLDTSIKEGEAEILVDNTNVFYNPVQEFNRDLSVAVLTTYIKGIKKQPTETGTEKQDGIVILEALSATGLRSIRYAKEVKGIKQIVANDISAKAVESIKNNIQHNGVENLIKPSHEDATLLMYQSRKDKFDVIDLDPYGCPTTFLDGAVQCVSDDGLLMITATDMAVLAGNSPETCYLKYGAISLKSKACHEMALRILLQSIASHAGRYGRYIVPVLSISADFYIRVFVKVFSSQIKCKENATKIGMVYQCIGCESINTQPLCYKKPSGGYKLASLPYVDQLCKICQHRQHEGGPIWLGPLHDQHFVSNLLCNLDEMKLATLKRIEGVLNVIREELDVPLYYTLSRLMSTIKCITPSMLTFRSALLNAGYCVSYSHACKTSVKTDAPNEVIWDIVRAWEKNNSVKRDKLSNDSPAIRILKTPTTTNVSFDIHPLANPLSRQNKLTRFQQNPTINWGPGTRARTRIDLENGVENSKKIRNQNKNSRKEKPRSTNDTEKIKPL